In Methanothermobacter sp. K4, one genomic interval encodes:
- a CDS encoding DMT family transporter — protein sequence MRRVWGYLSIITATVFFGMSATLDKIMLSEMHPITIGAYTYLIAGIFLFLVRQSPLKENILDMLNRTGEIESRITGRDYLLLLLTALLSTVIAPVLFLTGLGETTAVNASLLLNIEVLFIIILGYLIFREKLKFKDFLGIILLIGGAAYLVSEGEFQSLFNNVVVSGNLLVISAAFFWSLDTVLSKFLSKKRDLILLSGIKSSVGGFLLLIIMLILGLSTALPTEMLPYALMVSIFSIGCSFILIYIAVREIGAAMVGSLFPLSSLFGAIFAFLILNEPFSAMQVVSGIVMLTGVIILYWNGMKR from the coding sequence ATGCGACGGGTCTGGGGTTATCTAAGTATCATAACTGCAACGGTCTTCTTTGGTATGTCAGCAACACTTGACAAGATAATGCTATCAGAGATGCACCCCATAACCATCGGGGCCTACACATACCTCATTGCGGGCATTTTTCTCTTCCTTGTGAGGCAGTCCCCCCTCAAGGAGAATATACTTGACATGCTTAACAGGACAGGTGAGATAGAGAGTAGGATAACTGGAAGGGATTACCTTTTACTCCTGCTCACAGCACTCCTCAGCACGGTTATTGCGCCTGTACTTTTCCTTACAGGTCTTGGTGAGACAACAGCAGTTAACGCATCCCTCCTTTTAAACATTGAGGTTCTCTTCATCATCATCCTCGGTTACCTGATTTTCAGGGAGAAGCTTAAATTTAAGGACTTCCTTGGAATAATACTTCTCATAGGGGGTGCCGCCTACCTTGTAAGTGAGGGTGAGTTTCAGAGTCTCTTCAACAATGTTGTGGTGAGCGGTAACCTCCTTGTTATCTCAGCGGCCTTCTTCTGGAGCCTTGACACAGTCCTAAGTAAATTTTTAAGCAAGAAGAGGGACCTCATCCTCCTTTCGGGTATTAAAAGTTCTGTGGGTGGCTTTCTGCTCCTGATTATCATGCTGATTCTCGGTTTGAGCACCGCTCTTCCAACTGAAATGCTCCCATATGCACTCATGGTTTCGATTTTCAGTATAGGCTGCTCGTTCATCCTCATCTACATTGCAGTAAGGGAGATAGGCGCGGCGATGGTGGGATCCCTGTTCCCACTATCGTCACTCTTTGGAGCCATATTCGCGTTTTTAATCCTGAATGAACCCTTTTCAGCCATGCAAGTGGTTTCTGGAATTGTAATGCTCACCGGAGTTATAATTCTCTACTGGAACGGCATGAAAAGATAG
- a CDS encoding V4R domain-containing protein encodes MTGLRALIREYRRITDNEIKSETGNGTLMGPRGPLKKKIEFRDLLNPIRRYFSAFKEDDKYVSSFRLGHFNIPDIIAGSAAGVSYIGGMNLGRALINEGLADDTRSLGELMLEHKLGILDVISEEGDGRHIKMDIRVYECIECSGLPNIGRPICFFEAGIIAGALSEILGGRVDAYERRCWTNGYSFCQFDVRARI; translated from the coding sequence ATGACCGGTTTAAGGGCCCTCATCAGGGAATACAGAAGGATCACAGACAATGAAATCAAGTCTGAAACAGGTAATGGAACTCTTATGGGTCCAAGGGGCCCACTGAAGAAGAAGATAGAGTTCAGAGACCTCTTAAATCCAATTAGAAGGTATTTTTCAGCTTTCAAAGAGGATGATAAGTATGTCTCCAGCTTCCGTCTCGGCCACTTCAATATCCCGGATATAATCGCTGGTTCAGCTGCGGGTGTCTCCTACATCGGGGGTATGAACCTTGGAAGGGCGCTCATAAATGAGGGCCTTGCAGATGACACCAGATCACTGGGGGAGTTAATGCTGGAGCATAAACTCGGAATACTTGACGTGATATCTGAAGAAGGGGATGGAAGGCACATCAAGATGGATATAAGGGTCTATGAGTGCATAGAGTGCTCTGGCCTTCCAAATATCGGACGCCCCATCTGCTTCTTTGAGGCGGGAATAATAGCAGGGGCCCTCTCTGAGATACTTGGGGGAAGGGTTGATGCATATGAGAGGCGGTGCTGGACCAATGGCTACTCGTTCTGTCAGTTTGATGTGAGGGCCAGAATCTGA
- the hisA gene encoding 1-(5-phosphoribosyl)-5-[(5-phosphoribosylamino)methylideneamino]imidazole-4-carboxamide isomerase has protein sequence MTFRKDRMLIIPAVDIRNGKCVQLVQGKPGTEQVVIDDPAGVAERWESLGAETIHVVDLDGALGSERNTDILKEITERVSVPLQIGGGIRSKEYASELLEMGFERIILGTMAIENPEVIVDLSGEYGSDRIMVSLDSRDSKVVIRGWTEDIECTAVELGSKLQEKGAGSILFTNVDFEGLLSGFDPEPVIELVNAVDVPVVYSGGVSSIQDIDKLKKTGAAGVVIGSAIYRGRIDFREALKYQELK, from the coding sequence ATGACCTTCAGAAAGGATAGAATGCTCATAATTCCAGCTGTTGATATAAGAAACGGTAAATGCGTCCAGCTTGTGCAGGGAAAACCTGGCACCGAGCAGGTTGTTATTGATGACCCTGCTGGTGTGGCAGAGAGATGGGAATCCCTGGGGGCTGAGACCATCCATGTGGTTGACCTTGACGGTGCCCTGGGTTCAGAGAGGAATACTGACATCCTTAAAGAAATCACAGAAAGGGTCTCTGTGCCACTCCAGATAGGTGGGGGAATAAGAAGTAAGGAATATGCCTCTGAACTCCTGGAGATGGGCTTTGAGAGGATAATACTCGGCACCATGGCCATCGAAAACCCTGAGGTTATAGTGGATCTCTCAGGGGAATATGGCTCAGACCGTATAATGGTCTCACTCGATAGCAGGGACTCGAAGGTTGTTATAAGGGGATGGACAGAGGATATAGAATGCACAGCAGTGGAGCTGGGCAGTAAACTCCAGGAGAAAGGGGCTGGAAGTATACTCTTTACAAATGTGGACTTTGAGGGCCTTCTATCCGGATTTGATCCAGAACCTGTGATTGAGCTTGTGAATGCCGTTGATGTCCCCGTTGTTTACTCAGGGGGTGTTAGCAGCATTCAGGACATTGATAAACTCAAAAAAACAGGTGCTGCAGGTGTTGTTATTGGTTCAGCGATTTACAGGGGCAGGATAGACTTCAGGGAGGCCTTAAAATATCAGGAGCTAAAATGA
- a CDS encoding FAD synthase has protein sequence MKTVMATGTFDIIHPGHGFFLEEAKKLGGENARLVVVLARDSTVRARKRTPIIGERQRLEVVRMLKPVDEAYLGSETDMFEIVHRLKPDIIAIGPDQKFDVDELRDELRRRGLECEVKRVDKYRRSELDSTCKIIKRIRNMEFNEDALKNC, from the coding sequence ATGAAAACCGTCATGGCAACAGGCACATTTGACATAATCCACCCGGGACATGGATTCTTCCTTGAGGAGGCAAAGAAACTTGGGGGAGAAAACGCCAGACTTGTGGTTGTACTTGCAAGGGACTCCACGGTAAGGGCGCGTAAGAGGACGCCCATCATAGGTGAGAGGCAGAGACTCGAAGTTGTAAGGATGCTCAAACCCGTTGATGAGGCCTATCTTGGCAGTGAAACCGATATGTTCGAGATAGTTCATAGATTGAAGCCTGATATAATTGCCATAGGCCCCGATCAGAAGTTCGATGTCGATGAACTGCGGGATGAACTCAGGAGGAGGGGCCTTGAGTGTGAGGTTAAAAGGGTGGATAAATACAGAAGATCCGAACTTGACAGTACCTGTAAGATAATAAAAAGGATACGGAACATGGAATTTAATGAGGACGCCCTGAAAAACTGCTAA
- a CDS encoding transglutaminase family protein, whose translation MAWHRILECPRGRSYPHNGGGKIKRHSIFAVLLLLGVAVLPAGYVSAADSNVTSNATANITASSTSAYTKVSPSTTVSYTYHEYVPYTVRVKVSYMKPYTVKVKTPVKRYYYRKGKYRVRYVYSYTYVTKYRKTYRWVTETRYRKVTRIGYAEMGDYLRETENCQVSDPEISSLSSNLTAGCNSTYEKAVRIFNWVRDNIDYSFYYNTRNGAVETLHKRSANCCDHTHLLVALARSANIPARYMHGKCVFRSGNTYGHVWGQLYINGKWYDADATSFSNTLGTIKN comes from the coding sequence ATGGCGTGGCATAGAATTCTTGAATGTCCACGGGGGAGGAGTTACCCCCACAATGGAGGCGGTAAAATTAAGCGTCACTCGATATTTGCAGTGCTGCTACTTCTTGGGGTGGCAGTGTTGCCTGCAGGGTATGTGAGTGCAGCTGATTCAAATGTAACGTCCAATGCAACGGCTAACATCACGGCATCCAGCACCTCTGCGTACACAAAGGTATCTCCATCGACAACGGTGAGTTACACCTACCACGAGTATGTCCCGTATACTGTCAGGGTAAAGGTTTCCTATATGAAACCCTACACCGTGAAGGTTAAAACACCCGTAAAGAGGTACTACTACAGGAAGGGGAAGTACAGGGTGCGGTATGTCTACAGCTACACCTATGTGACCAAGTACCGTAAGACCTACAGATGGGTTACAGAGACACGCTACAGAAAGGTTACCCGGATAGGGTATGCTGAGATGGGCGATTACCTAAGGGAAACAGAAAACTGCCAGGTTTCGGATCCTGAAATTTCTTCTCTAAGTTCTAACCTCACTGCAGGGTGCAATTCAACCTATGAGAAAGCTGTCCGCATATTTAACTGGGTCCGGGATAATATAGACTACAGCTTCTACTACAATACAAGAAACGGCGCGGTTGAGACACTCCACAAAAGGTCAGCCAACTGCTGTGACCACACACATCTTCTGGTTGCTCTTGCAAGGTCTGCAAACATACCCGCAAGGTACATGCATGGTAAATGTGTATTCCGAAGCGGAAACACCTATGGGCACGTCTGGGGACAGTTATATATCAACGGAAAATGGTATGACGCAGACGCAACAAGCTTCTCAAACACGCTCGGCACAATAAAAAACTGA
- the argC gene encoding N-acetyl-gamma-glutamyl-phosphate reductase, producing MISAGIIGASGYTGGELLRLLENHRKVEVVAATSRQYKGLPVSRVHPHLQDTDLKFEESMEKMDADIVFTATPHGASMKIVPDLIESGMRVVDLSGDYRFQDTGTYEEWYGIKHEKPLEAVYGLPEIHRDEIASADLVANPGCFPTGAVLACLPLVYEKLADTFIIDSKTGVSGAGVKPTPLTHYPECSDNVTAYNVTRHRHTPEIRQELSRFNPVRLSFTPHLVPVTRGILTTAHTFLSEDLRQDELREIFQGFYDGEPFVRVVDGIPVLSAVRGSNFCHIGCFEVDDNQRAVIVSAIDNLVKGASGQAIQNMNIMCGFSEVEGLDFPGMHP from the coding sequence ATGATCAGTGCGGGTATTATTGGAGCCAGCGGATACACAGGTGGTGAACTCCTCAGATTGCTTGAGAACCACAGGAAGGTGGAGGTGGTGGCTGCAACCTCAAGGCAGTACAAGGGTCTTCCTGTATCGCGCGTACATCCCCATCTCCAGGACACTGACCTGAAATTTGAGGAGTCCATGGAAAAGATGGATGCGGATATCGTTTTCACAGCCACCCCCCATGGAGCCTCCATGAAGATCGTTCCCGATCTGATAGAAAGTGGTATGCGGGTTGTGGATCTCAGCGGGGACTACAGGTTCCAGGACACTGGGACATATGAGGAGTGGTATGGGATCAAACATGAAAAACCCCTTGAAGCGGTCTACGGTCTTCCCGAGATTCACCGGGATGAGATAGCATCTGCAGATCTTGTGGCGAATCCAGGATGTTTTCCCACAGGTGCGGTGCTTGCATGTCTCCCGCTTGTTTATGAGAAGCTTGCTGACACATTCATAATTGATTCAAAGACCGGTGTGAGTGGTGCTGGTGTGAAGCCAACCCCCCTCACCCATTACCCTGAATGCAGTGACAATGTTACAGCCTACAACGTGACAAGACACAGACACACACCTGAAATAAGGCAGGAACTTTCAAGATTTAACCCTGTGAGGCTAAGCTTCACCCCACACCTTGTTCCGGTAACCAGAGGTATCCTCACAACCGCACACACCTTCCTCAGTGAGGACCTCCGTCAGGATGAACTCAGGGAGATATTCCAGGGTTTCTACGATGGGGAACCCTTTGTCAGGGTTGTTGATGGGATACCGGTGCTCAGTGCTGTGAGGGGTTCAAACTTCTGCCACATAGGATGCTTTGAGGTGGATGATAATCAGAGGGCCGTTATAGTCTCTGCCATAGACAACCTTGTGAAGGGTGCCTCGGGTCAGGCCATACAGAACATGAACATAATGTGTGGGTTCAGTGAGGTGGAGGGCCTTGACTTCCCCGGGATGCATCCATGA
- a CDS encoding flavodoxin, with amino-acid sequence MKTCVIYYSHTGNTAMVAKTLAEELNADLIEIRDLKDRKGFLSSFKSSIDALRESKTPISPERVELSEYDLIYLGTPTWAGKPAPAVITFIDRADFLGKDVIPFTTMSRQGGEGVIERMSEKIRARGGRIVNFFMQKTAGKELIQVREDTLKIIAEKDLKIYSSR; translated from the coding sequence ATGAAGACATGTGTGATATACTACTCGCACACAGGAAACACTGCAATGGTGGCAAAGACACTTGCAGAGGAATTGAATGCTGATCTAATTGAAATCAGAGATCTTAAAGATAGAAAAGGATTTTTAAGCAGTTTTAAGTCCTCTATAGATGCATTGAGGGAATCAAAAACCCCAATCAGCCCAGAAAGGGTTGAACTATCAGAATATGACCTCATATACCTTGGCACCCCAACCTGGGCCGGGAAGCCTGCGCCTGCAGTGATAACCTTCATTGACAGGGCCGACTTCCTTGGGAAGGATGTGATACCCTTTACGACCATGAGCAGACAGGGTGGTGAGGGGGTAATTGAACGCATGTCTGAAAAGATAAGGGCCCGTGGGGGTCGTATAGTGAATTTCTTCATGCAGAAAACCGCTGGAAAGGAGCTTATCCAGGTGAGGGAGGATACACTCAAGATAATTGCAGAAAAGGACCTGAAGATATACAGCTCCAGGTGA
- a CDS encoding protein translocase subunit SecF yields MFDRMFRSYKPLIAIPAAITLLALLLVVFHGLNESVDLKGGALADLTLERSISGPELESFLKAELGLDDVKVLSVTGKRATVQFGTDVDVVRVSEALKGTATINSYKSVGPVLSKQALNQIYWAVGFAFLFMSITVFIVFRDPIPSIAVILAAASDIIISVGGMSLLGIPLSLASVGAILMLIGYSVDTDILLTTRVLKQKKGNINERALGAMKTGLTMSISAIASMTALYLVTVFLMPEAQVLSNIAAVLIIGLLADIITTWLMNLGILRWYLEVKA; encoded by the coding sequence TTGTTTGATAGGATGTTCAGATCATACAAGCCGCTCATAGCAATACCCGCAGCCATAACACTGCTGGCCCTTCTCCTCGTGGTTTTCCATGGCCTCAATGAAAGCGTGGACCTCAAGGGTGGTGCGCTCGCAGACCTCACCCTTGAGAGGAGTATCAGTGGCCCGGAACTGGAATCATTCCTCAAGGCTGAACTGGGCCTGGATGATGTAAAGGTGCTCTCGGTGACAGGTAAAAGGGCGACGGTACAGTTCGGTACAGATGTGGACGTCGTCAGGGTAAGTGAGGCCCTTAAGGGAACCGCAACCATAAACAGTTACAAGTCTGTTGGACCTGTCCTCAGCAAACAGGCACTGAATCAGATATACTGGGCCGTTGGATTCGCATTCCTCTTCATGTCAATCACCGTCTTCATAGTATTCCGGGACCCGATACCATCCATTGCCGTTATCCTTGCAGCCGCCTCTGATATCATAATATCAGTTGGTGGTATGTCACTCCTTGGCATACCCCTCTCCCTCGCCTCGGTGGGGGCCATACTCATGCTCATAGGTTACAGTGTGGACACGGATATTCTCCTCACAACAAGGGTCCTGAAACAGAAGAAGGGGAACATCAATGAGAGGGCTCTTGGGGCCATGAAGACAGGGCTCACCATGTCCATATCGGCCATAGCCTCAATGACAGCCCTGTACCTCGTCACTGTCTTCCTTATGCCAGAGGCACAGGTCCTGAGTAACATAGCTGCTGTGCTCATAATAGGGCTCCTTGCAGACATCATAACCACCTGGCTCATGAACCTTGGAATTCTAAGGTGGTACCTGGAGGTTAAAGCATGA
- a CDS encoding preprotein translocase subunit SecD: protein MNRKVSKFLKDYRVILLLVLVAGSIAAVSTLGIQQGLDLKGGSLIQIQLERPVDAATMNTVTSVLDKRLNIFGVKDVKVRASGDQNVIVEIAGVQPDQVADIVGTPGKFEARIGNETVLTGADIVSVQAPIITANEWEVPFKLSTAGAQRFAEAARGKAGQPVNMYLDDRLITSPEISPEVATGKPTTDVRITGAENSKEEAEAQAKEIETLLKSGSLPVKVKIVGVSSVSAELGRQFAEGALIAGLLAVLAIAVILIIRYRTPLLVVPIFMTTLAELIIILGAAAVIRWNIDLAAIAGILAAIGTGVDDQIIITDEVLAGEGRRTRRKFRIKDAFFIIFASAGTLIAAMLPLAYVGFSRGATGIGLLSGFAFTTVLGVLIGVFITRPVYAKFIETFNLGRR from the coding sequence ATGAACAGGAAGGTTTCAAAATTCCTCAAAGATTACAGGGTGATACTCCTGCTTGTCCTTGTCGCAGGCAGTATAGCGGCGGTGTCAACCCTGGGGATCCAGCAGGGTCTTGACCTCAAGGGTGGTTCACTCATACAGATACAGCTTGAAAGGCCGGTGGATGCTGCCACAATGAATACAGTGACAAGCGTGCTGGACAAGAGGCTAAACATATTCGGTGTCAAGGACGTTAAGGTGCGTGCCAGTGGCGATCAGAACGTTATAGTTGAAATTGCAGGTGTGCAGCCAGACCAGGTTGCAGACATAGTTGGGACGCCAGGTAAATTTGAGGCCCGGATAGGAAACGAGACCGTCCTCACAGGGGCGGACATTGTGAGTGTTCAGGCACCCATAATCACAGCCAACGAATGGGAGGTGCCCTTCAAGCTTTCAACTGCAGGGGCGCAGAGGTTCGCTGAGGCCGCCAGGGGCAAAGCAGGGCAACCAGTTAACATGTACCTGGATGACCGCCTGATCACCTCCCCTGAGATTTCACCGGAGGTTGCAACAGGAAAACCAACCACGGATGTCCGTATAACAGGGGCTGAGAACAGTAAGGAAGAGGCTGAGGCCCAGGCAAAGGAGATAGAAACACTCCTGAAATCAGGGTCTCTCCCTGTGAAGGTCAAAATTGTTGGTGTGAGCAGTGTATCCGCTGAACTTGGAAGGCAGTTTGCAGAGGGTGCGCTGATTGCTGGACTCCTCGCTGTCCTTGCAATTGCAGTCATACTTATAATACGCTACAGGACCCCCCTACTGGTTGTGCCCATCTTCATGACGACCCTTGCGGAACTCATAATCATCCTGGGTGCAGCTGCTGTTATAAGGTGGAACATTGACCTTGCGGCCATAGCAGGTATACTGGCAGCCATAGGTACCGGTGTGGATGACCAGATCATCATAACAGACGAGGTGCTGGCAGGTGAGGGCAGGAGGACCAGGCGGAAGTTCAGGATAAAGGACGCCTTCTTCATAATATTCGCATCTGCAGGTACCCTGATAGCTGCAATGCTTCCACTTGCCTACGTGGGCTTCTCAAGGGGTGCAACAGGTATAGGTCTCCTTTCAGGTTTCGCATTCACCACCGTCCTTGGGGTGCTTATAGGTGTGTTCATAACAAGGCCAGTGTATGCAAAGTTCATTGAAACATTCAATCTGGGTAGAAGGTGA
- the pyrI gene encoding aspartate carbamoyltransferase regulatory subunit has translation MKKPFELRVKPIKNGTVIDHITANRALNVLNILGLPDGRSKVTVAMNMDSSQLGSKDIVKIENRELESSEVDQIALIAPRATINIIRDYKIVEKAKVRLLDEVRGILRCPNPNCITNSDEGVENRFYVISKEPVMLRCYYCERLIETEEIESQF, from the coding sequence ATGAAGAAACCCTTTGAACTGCGGGTTAAGCCAATAAAGAACGGGACGGTTATAGACCATATAACCGCCAACAGGGCCCTCAATGTACTCAATATCCTTGGATTACCTGATGGAAGGAGCAAGGTGACAGTTGCGATGAACATGGATTCATCCCAGCTTGGCTCCAAGGACATTGTTAAGATAGAGAACAGGGAACTTGAGTCATCAGAGGTGGATCAGATAGCCCTGATAGCCCCACGGGCCACCATAAACATCATAAGGGATTACAAGATTGTTGAAAAGGCCAAGGTGAGGCTTCTGGATGAGGTTAGGGGCATCCTGAGGTGTCCCAACCCCAACTGTATCACCAACAGTGATGAGGGCGTTGAGAACAGGTTCTATGTCATATCAAAGGAGCCTGTGATGCTGCGATGCTATTACTGTGAGCGCCTCATCGAGACCGAGGAGATAGAATCCCAGTTTTAG